tttctattatatatatatatatatatatatatatatatatatatatatatatatatatatatatatatatatatatatatatagtctcgAAAGAAAGAGATTATGAAGTATCGTTTCTCTAACAACAAGAATATACATTGTAATGACGCACAAAGACCCCTTAATTACGAGTACAGTTTCTAGTAATCAAGGAATAAGAAGCACTTTTTCTTTTGTAGAGTCGGTTTTACTTTCGTACTGTTGTATCAACGATACTGTATATTGACCTCTATGTGACATTAAAATAAGATTAGTAAGAAATGTCCTTTTTTTCTACAGATATGTGTCACGTACGCAGTCACCTATGCAGCACTCAACATGGAAATAGGGGTACATGCAAATGTAACACATACACACCGACTGAGAACAGCCGCTCATGCAgcacaaaataaagaaatattcgCGGACAGGGTGTTCCTATTTTTATTGCAAATATTGATTAGATTAACTCTGTTTCCTCTGCTAACGACAATGATGCAAAGGGAAAGGAACATTTTAGAAAGAACCAAAGGTATTTGTAATGTTAAACACATATTTTGCAAGCAATTAACGTTATAAAATAGGGTAATCTTCAAGCAGACAAATCGCCGACATCTTGTgttcatttgaaaatatgttgTGTGATAATAAACAATATATCAATTATCTTCAATTGTTTAGTTATGCTAATATTCTTCTTCTCATTCCAACCCAGCATGTGAGCACACTAAGGTATGTGCCTCATTACAAGGAGGGAAAATTATATCTATGCCCAACCAGATGACGACCAACTGCCAAATAAACACCAAGATTTTATGATAAGCATTTTGTATCAATAGTCTATGAGTATTTAGTTTTAAAGCTCTCTGATTATCACTGTATGCTGTCACGTGACATGGCGTACGGAAAGAAAAAGTAAAGATGGAGGATGAGGATGTTGATGAAAGGTAGGCTCCTTATTTGTTCATTGAATTCTGTGAATATATCCTTTATGGGAATACTTATTGTCGTATAACACTGCACTGACATTTGTTTTTCATCGGCTGTATACCATAACCGCAGGCGACGGCTTCATTTTCTAGACTTTGCCCTTGGATGCAAacaaaaacaacggaaaataaaataaagcgaGGAGAGActcagttttttaattttttcattccttctttGTGCGATTTCTGTCAGTTTATGAAGTACACATAAACTTTGTACATAGATAAAATGTTAGTATCAGCAAGTTCCCTGAAAACCgcgtatttctttaaaaaatacttgtttaaaaaatTGCCCAGTGTACGTTCAGAAGACCGGTGGTTTGCTGTCGGTGTACGGAAAGACGTCGGTCAAAATGTGTACGGTATCTGGACAATACTTTGACCCAGAGACCCAAACAATCCGATTATTTTAATTAAGTTTActgtgtcaaaggtcaaatgcCAAGAGCTTTGTCGAAAAGTGATTCCTTGTAAATGTTTGACAAAAGAATATTCAGTCTCTGTAAGCCGTTaagaattttaaagattattattatttggGGTTGGAGGGGGTGTTGGTGCGGGAGACACCGTTTTTCAACATATcatttaaagatgataataaactGGTATCTGTTTTTAGATCATTTGAATCAAATTCGTTTTGcatgttaaatatatttgcataaaTAGATATATTCTTTCATACGCTTGTTTTAGACGACCTTTATTTGTATGGTTGTTGGGAAGGAAAAGGAATTtagtatttacattatttttgtccCTTTGTTTTGTTCATCTTACCTTTTTGCGTTTTTGGGTAGCTGTGCGCTTTGTTTGTGGCATTTCTGCTTGACcataatacaaatatatacttGCAGATTGCAAAACATGACCTGTCAGCAGCAAGTAAACGTTGTGTATTCACGTCTTCTGCTCAGTGCTCAGTCTCGTTtcatcagtctttttttttttcagagtattAACTGGTAGATCTATAAGCCCTATGGAAGATTCCTTCCATGAACCTGATGAAACCCACCTCTGTTGTAGCTGCGGGAAACACTTCTGCAGTCGACGAACGCTGTCAGTACACATAAAGATACATGAGGGGAACCAGCCATTTGTTTGTTCAGCTGGGTCATGCggtaaaaaatataacaaaaagcaGGATCTGGACGCTCATATAAGGTAAAGGTATTTGGCATTATTTCGTAATTTAACCACCCTTCATTATTTTCTAGGCCCGCCTTGTTAGCTCAGCCTGTCAAGCACAGGATTATTATTCTTGCGATTGCAGTTTGATCCCCGTGGGCGGCATATTTCCATAGTTATTGGTCAAGAAATTCTTTCTACGGCCATTCGAAGTCCACCTTTGTGCATGGCCCGTAGAGAAATTGTCAGTTACATGTGGAAATTGCACGCACGCATTACTGTTTAACCAGGTCGGCTAAGCATGCCCAGGCAAGGTTAACTGGCCGCcaaatattttagaaagattATTGAAAACAGCATAAAACAAATTCACAATTTTCTGACGAGTGAAAAACTTCGTTTCCTTAGAACGTGTGCAGTGATATCGGATCAGGCTGGTTCCGACATAATGTAATCTGCCGTCACCTCGTCATGTTTGCAAAATGAGCTTAAATACCTGAAAATTCAGAAACATAGGGCGGAAATTAAAAAGGTACTCAAAATGATGTATAAAGAATAAAAGTTGATTCTATTAAGTAGATCTAAGTAGttgtgatttcattttttttcttccagGGCCAGACACGTGAAACATGCAAAAGAATGTGGCAACCCAAAACCAAAGCAGCATATGTGCAAGAGATGCGGCGCCAAGTTGAACAGgaaatgtgatcttgaatatcatTCAAAAGGTTTGCACGACGAAGAGTGTAAATATAAATGTGACGTGTGTGGACAAAGTTACAGATGGCGGTCATCTTTGGCTAAAGATAAGAAAAAAAGTACTTAGATGATTTTGAGCAGTTAATGTAATATTCTTGGGTGGATTTGGCGGTGTACTTCGCAGCATCGAAAATACTCTTTTTGGGTCAGTGGACTTGCCGTTTCATGTGCGTGTTCATACTGCTAGGCACTTAGCCGTAATTTGTAATTGGACTGGTATAGTGTTGGTAATTTAgtttgtataaattctctctactagaTAATAATTTGTCTAAACTTTGTGTATCGACTGAAAATCAAGTtaaaaacggaaatatgtatcaaaaatcataggtacccggaccttattttgaattatctgcccttgaaaatcagaaaatactaacaaaatcaattttcaagggcagTTAACTAAAGATCAAGGTAAGAGAAATAtgcgattttttaaatttttattttaaatttcattttgtacttcttattaaaaattatagaaaTTCGATCCATGGAACAAACCAGGACGctgcggtatcattttgtcacgttcatagttaaggacattggcaacagtctctatattgaCATGTGGAAAAATTTCTTACAgaaagaatttcttctttaatatttttgctgataattagaaatatgaaataaaacaaagcatATGAACCCAGCCTTGGTAATGTATTATCTGCCCTTTAAAGTCGGCTATAATCCTACATTTAAGAGCAGATAATTCAAGACCAAGTCCGCGTACCTttgaattttgatacatatttccggtttaaacttgattctcagtcggtacacaaagtttaaagaaattctgtagAAATTAGTTTGCGTTATATACATATACTACAAGGtcgcaaaatatttttataaaggaaaagaataaaaaaacctCAACTGCTATATGTCCGAATACagttttttatatatcaatacagtTTCTGTCGTCACATTGAGGTTACTAAAAATAGCATAAAAACTGCCGCACACGATGAGATAATAAtggcaaaatacatgtatttcatatttccatacaataaaacatttatggAATCTAACTggaattttgtttgttgttagaAAGAGGAACGTTACTAGGATAATGAAATACACAGACACCGCCATTTTCGCCTGATCATAATACTTTAGCATCTGTTCTTTGGTAGGCTTACTCAGGAATCACTATACTAAGTATACTGAAGGATTACAGTTTTGTAGCATGAATATTACATGTAATGGGAGATTCTAACCTTGTAAagtgttaaaaaataaatacaaacctgTGATTTTGTTAAGATTTGGAATTATACATGATAAGCCTTTGACGGTATTTTAAATTCGAGTATAACCACTTGATGATGTTTCTgtccgattaaaaaaaaaacaacaacaaaaaaaacagtcTTTGAATCCACCACTGGAGATGTGTTTCTCAATGTATTGTGAATATTTTTTGTGACAATGTGATACAGAGTTGATAGAGATGACATGTTGATAAAGCAAGATGTTATCATCCACGATGTATACCACATATTGATCTCAACAAAATAAATCGGTTATGCTACATTTTCCATTCATCCCAGTcgattaaaaatattgaataattatAGACCGTTTGAGTCCAATAAAAACTGACTTTTTGCTTTTGCATAAAAGCTgatgaatatattttattcttttataggTGTATCTGCTTATGCCGCTAATGCCattccagaatatttttttctaatttgttttagACTTTTTCATGCATTTGTCGGTTGAAAGTAATACTAATTTAGCTCAGCAAAATCCAGCATTTAATGTCGTTATGAAAGGCGAAACAGCCAATACTCAAAAAAAATCCCACACCTTCTATTCATGTGGCCGTAAGTGTTTCCTTAAATACCATTGCATGAATTGTTACTATAATAACCGTAAAATCAACACTTCGCAAAAACCTTGTTCTGCATTTTTTGCCTAAATTAAGTAAAACGCCATATACTATCTGATAATTTTTACTGCTGTTCCACTCATCCcatcaatattaaatattgcAAAACATCTGACGCAAATATGGAAAGATTGCATTACACTATTTATTGCAATGGTATTGGATAAAGAAAAGAATCTTTCTTTTTAAGCTTTTGCTCTGATTTGTACCGTCTCAGACAACAAtaccaaaattttagtttttactgCACTCAAGCGGCCTTTATatgtgttcatttttatttttactgtgataaaatgtttatatcacttatgtgattttattattcCAATgtgatatttttctatttactttATATGTTGCCAAGATATGGCATATTGATCTCGGACTGACGACCTAGTGTTGTATTTTAAAGAATAATACCAACGGTATTCAGACACATTAAAGATGTATTTCCGCAGACAGAATTAGAACTACAATTCGAAATAGCGTTGATgtattaataaaacagttataatgttgcataaaatgtaaaacatgcatTTGTATGTTAAAGCGACACATTTCCGTAGGCACTATAAagccattttcaaatttgtagCAATACACCTTTTAATGACAAAGAAGAATTATGCTGATgttcatttatatacatttttttataaattgtgaaTTTGCCAAAATATGGCAAATGTTTCAGTTTTCATAGTTAATCCAATAGTATTGGTGAAACGTTATgagttatgttttgtttttttaaataatattcttattttcaaatgtatCATTATGATAGTTGTGTAGTGAAAAGAATCCTTTCTGCAAAATCCGACTGATATTagatttgatttttctttttaataatcgTTATTTACATGGCGTAATATAAGCAAGTAAGTATAAGCTTCGGCATACAACATCTGCTCGAATTTCATAGAAAAAATATAgtcaaaaaagtattaaaaaaggTACCTTTTATTCAGTTTCAGCGATTTTCGTTCCACTGTGTAtatttgttagaaaaaatggaCAAAGAATTATGCCATTAACAGTATGTAACACAGAGTCATGAAACATTTGTGCATAGATACGTATCATACACTCGAACTGGAAGAAAAGACATTTAACATGcagttttattattttctaaaagTTTAGTCAATAAATTTCAGAATATACAAATATCACCTTGTTTGTTATTGGTGTTATTTTGACAGTGTTAGTATCATTTAATGTACTTTATTCACATTGAATAGAGACTTCGGGGACAAAAAATAAACACTCTACAgactgttttaaaaatgatatgcaGACAGCTACACGTGCTCAGTGGCCATGaataatttgcataaaaaatCTTTGGTCTAATTCCCCTGGTTTCGATGACACAGCTGGAGTGATCAGTTACAATAGCACACACGTATAATATAATCGTTATATactatttatttttcactcttgatAAGAAAATCGTTCAAATCATACCAAACGTTCTAAGCATGTTTATCCCTTCAGCGGTTAGCCTATGAAACCATATAACTTTAACACAAGGCTGTTGTTATTTTGATGCTACAC
This DNA window, taken from Mercenaria mercenaria strain notata chromosome 19, MADL_Memer_1, whole genome shotgun sequence, encodes the following:
- the LOC128551011 gene encoding zinc finger protein 253-like, which encodes MEDEDVDERVLTGRSISPMEDSFHEPDETHLCCSCGKHFCSRRTLSVHIKIHEGNQPFVCSAGSCGKKYNKKQDLDAHIRARHVKHAKECGNPKPKQHMCKRCGAKLNRKCDLEYHSKGLHDEECKYKCDVCGQSYRWRSSLAKDKKKST